The region CTCCGCCACCTGTTCCTCAAGGGGTTCTTGCCGTCACGGGCAACCAACGGGCGGCGGTTGAACAGGTGGTCCGCGAAAATAGCGGAACACTGTTTCTATCTGTCGATAACTGCCCGATGCAAATGCTCCTTGCAGGAACCGATCAGGCCCTGGAACGGGCGGCTCATCGCCTGCGAGGTCAAGGGCTGGTTTGCGTAAAGATGCCTTTTACCTGGGCACATCACACACCGCTTTTTCGCGGCTGGTCAGAATTGCTTTGGAAGCACTATCGCAACATCCCTGTTAAAACTCCGCGAGCCGAAGTCTACTGTTGTGCGACGAAACGGAGATATCCATCTGAACCTGAGAAGATTCGCCAGCTGTTGGCCGAACAGTGGTCTGCTCCCGTTTATTTTCGCCAGACTATTGAGGCCATGTACGAGTCCGGTGTTCGCATCTTCCTCGAGGCGGGACCCGACAATAGGCTAGTTCCCTTTATCGCGGATACTCTCCGTGGGAAATCCTATCTGGCTCTGGGAGCCTCCTCGCAGGATCATGCCGATTTTGACGCATTGGCAATGCTTGCTGCGGAGCTCTTTGCGGCTGGCATTCCCATCCGATGGGAGTTCTTCCATCCGGTTGCCAGACAATCTTTCGCGGATGCGATTTCAATCGATGCGATCCAACGTGCAGCGATCGAGGAGCAGAAGAGTATTGTGCAGTTTGCTCATCGTATGGATGAGCGCATTGCCCGTAAGGTACAGTCTTTTCTGCCACACCCGAAGCACATATCTTTCGGCTCCAATGCCAGCGTCTTTCTCGGCGAGGCACAACCATCTGCCGATGGATTTACAGCCGTAAGGCATCATTCCGTGGGGCGAGAGCCGTATCTGTCGGATCATGCTTTAGGACGTCCAGGCCGCGGACAGGGTTCACCGCTTCCGGTGATGGCCTTTACAGGCATCCTGGCGATTGCTGCAGAGGCTGCTGCGCAGGCGCCTGCTCGTTTATGTGTCACTTCGCTTCGACTACACCGCTGGCTTGCATTTGACGCCGATACTCTAACCTTGGAAACGGTCGTCGATCTTCGCAATAAAACAGTTTCGATCTTTGTGCTGAGTGGTGATGGAATGCGGCACCTTGGTGCAAATGCGACTTTGACGAAACGCTTGCACGCCGGGGCAGATTCATCGGTGGACATCGGCAATGCTGAGCCTTTGAGGCCCTCCTGGAGTGCCGAACGCTTCTACGCAGAGTATGCCTTTCATGGACGAAGTTTTCAGGGAATACAAAAGGTATTGCGGCTCACCGCTTCCGGTGTTGAAGCCGAACTGCATTCGACCATGCTGCCTGGCCTGACGGGCATTCCGCTTTACTGCGATCCTGCGCTTCTGGATTGTGCAGGGCAACTTGTGGCGCTGTGGCTTCTGGAGACTACCGGTGAAGTCGCAGGGGCATTCCCATTTTCTGCAAGCGAGCTTGATATTTGTTCTCCTGCGCCTACTCCAGGAACGCGGCTCCTTTGCCGCGCCTCCGTTCGACGTGTCACGTTTGCCACTACCGAGGCGGACGTGGATTTTCTGTTTCCGGACGGCACGGTTCATGCTCGATTGCGCGGCTTACAACAGAGGCTTGTTCTGTTCCCTTCCGGCTTTGGCGATCTGCTTTTTGGAACAGGTCCACTCGCATCCTCACCTAGCTTGGCGATGGCCGCAACGGAGGAAGGCCAGCAGTTTTTGGCCCGCGACGGTGCTATTTGGGCGCGTGCTCTGGCCCATGCGGCCCTGTCTCACCAGGAGTGGTGCGATTGGTGGAGTTCGGCAGAAGAACCACTTCTTTTGAGTCGGAATCTTGCCGTTCGTTTGACAAAGAGCAGCTATTTCCATGGCTCCATGGCCAACGTTTCCGCAGAGCAGGTGCAGATCCGCAAGTAGCATCCGCGGGTACGATTCCTATGAGACTAAAGTAGGATTGCTTCGCCTCAGATCGCGGACCAATGATATGTTAAGGTTCATCCTTCATTCAAAGCGTGTTTCATCAAGATCCTTTATCGTGCCGTATGACGTCAGGAGATTCTTGAGACCCCTGTTTGAAAATGAGCGTCGTTGTATGGCTGGTATATCTCTAGAGCAGACCAGGAGAGTCATTTTGAACGAGAATTTGACCGCCGCCCAGATTTGGACGGATATTCACGACACGTTAAAGCAGCTTCTGGAAGAGCAAGGCCAGGAGCTGGGTGAGATTAGCCGGCAGAGTGCGCTGAGTGCGGACCTCGGCCTGGCATCCATCGACATGATTCATCTGCTCATCACGCTGGAAGATAAGCTGGAGATGCAGTTGCAGTTCGATGAATTGGCGACCGGACCAGAGGGCCAGTTTCGCGAGGATCTGACACTCGGAGACCTGAACGACTTTATCGAGACGAAGCTTACAAGCCGGATGAAATCCGTCAAAGCCTAGTAAAGGTTCAGGGTGCTTCATACAGCCTATCCAGGCGTTGATAGAAAGATCACCGCGCCATGACATTGCTGCTCATCCATGCCGACGACTTTGGCCTGACGGAAGGTGTCACGAAGGGCATTCTCCGTGCGATGCAGGAAGGGATTGTGACCGCAACCAGCGCAATGGTCTGCGACCCACTTCACTTCGAGAGGGTGAAGGAACATTGCGACAGCCTGGAGGGTCGCATCGGCCTTCACCTTCAACTCACTGACGGGCGCCCTGTCCTTGACGCTGCGGAGAACCCCAGTCTGGTGGACAAGAGCGGTTGCTTTGCCCGCCATCGCGATCAGCTTGGAGACATCCTTCCAGACGATCTTCTCACAGAGTGGCGTGCCCAACTCGCCCGCTTTCGTACCCTCGGCTTTGAGCCAAGCCATCTCGATACACACCACAGCGTACACGTTCTCCCTGTCGTGCTTGAGGTCTATCAGCAACTCGCGCGAGAGACAGGCCTGCCGGTGCGCGGAGATGAGAATGGCCTCAATTCCGAATTGCGCCGCCGCGGGTTTATTGCTGCGACGCGCTATACGTTTCTTACCGAGACGCTGTACCGTTCTCCCATCGCTCTGCGTCGCGCACTCGCAGCGTACCGGCGGCTGGGTCTGGGGGAAGGAGACTCCCTTGAGATAGGCTGCCATCCGGGATTTGTGGACGCGGAACTCGCTGCCCAGTCCAGGTATGTTGAGCCCCGGGCTGTCGAACTTCAGCTCCTTTGCTCCGCAGAGTTGCGAGGCTACCTTGGTGAACTTGGCTATGAACTCGCCGAGCCTGCCCTGCTACGGCGCGTATGCCCCTCTACTGAGGAGAGTGATTCCGGGAGAGTACAGGAGATGGCTGCGGAAAAGAGTCATTAACGCTGGATAGGCTGGTCAACGATGTCGTATGTGGCGGCTCTCTCCTGCGTTGCTTAATCATCGCTTCTACCAGATCAACGGTGTGACTGGCTCCGTCCACGTCGACGTTCAATTGGCATGGCTCGAAGGTGCGAATGGCTGCGACTTCTGCCGCCAGGGTCTCTGGTGTTAAGCGGCTTTCTTCGAGCACTCGAACAAGTCCCAGCGCTTCCATTTTTCGGGCACGATAGGTCTGTTCGTCTTCTTCTACTTCGACAAAAGGAATGACCAGGGCACGAGCGCCAGTTATTATCAGGTCGAGGGCTGTGTTGTACCCGCAGCGGGAAACCGAGACGCAGGCCTTCTTCATCTCACTTTTCATATTCGCGATCCAGCGCGTTAACTTAAGCTTTGGCAGACCGGCTGTTTCCTGCACCAGTTCTTGCCAGACTTCTTCGGGAGTCAGGGATCCGGCAGCGATGTGTACCGTTAGATCTGAAGGGAAAAGCCCGAGCTTTGCACAGCGAACCGCCACGCGCAGTACAGATTCACCGCCCCCCCCTCCCCCCACGGAGATCAGACACGTATCTTCAGTATGTGTCTCTGGGCTGAAAGTGAGCGGAGCATTGGTTGTGACAAACCCGGTATGCCAAATGGGCTTCTGTAGTTCCGAAGCGAGTGCGAACGTTTCCTGTAGTTGGATCAATTGAGGATCGGAGTGTACAAGAACTCCGTCCATCAGGCGGTTTACTGTTTGAACTACGCGCCGGTCGAACTTCTCCTGATCCGTAAGGCACTGCTCCTGAATGTCTCGTATGCTCGAAAGGATGAGTGGTGGAGGCATCATGTTTCGCGCAGCGCGTAAAAAAGGTACTAAATATACTGCAGACTGAGTTCGTCCAAAAGGAAAATACTCAATCAGAATGACGTCAGGGCGCACGCGTTCCAGGACTTCGATGAGGTCGGCTCCCCATCCGGACTTCTTGCCGGGATGAGGATAGTGAGCACCCCGCTGGAAACGAACCATCTCTACTTCCGGCGGAATTACGATATCGTCGTGTAGATCTCCGGTGCATACCAGCACGGTTCGGAAACGCTTCGAAAAACTTTTTGCAATCGTGGCCGTGCGCACCCAATGTCCAAGGCCCCGGTTGACCTCACAGTAAAGCAGTACCACAGGACGGGGTCCACTCATACGCTCTCCCGTTGGTCTTCTTCAGCGAATGAAAGGCCTTCTTCCGGCGCAAGTCCCGTTGCCATCCAGGGGCCAGTGCCAGCGATAACCTCGACTGCTTGACCTCCGTTTATCTCAGTCAGCAGAAAATTGTTTCCTGCGACTTTAGAGATAGGATGGATTCCCCTCGCTTCGAGCAAACGTAGTACTGCGGAAGAGGCCATGCCAGAGTCCTTCCAAGGTCCCCAATTAATCGAAGTCACATGGGTATCCGGCCATGCAGTGGCCATGTTCCAGGCAAGACGATTAAGGACTTCATTGCCTGCGGCGTAGTCCGCTTGCCCTAAGTTGCCAAAGCGCCCAGAGATCGATGCGAACAGTACTACCAGCTTGAGATGATCGGGTCGCAGCCGAGTTCGCAGGATAAAGGTGCTGTCCGCTTTTGTTGCAAAGATCTCTCTGAAAGATTTGGTGGATTTGTCGCGTATGAGCTTGTCCGCGATCCTGCCTGCACCGTGGATCACGCCATCGATCTTTCCAAAGCGTTGATACAGAACGTCGATGAAGCTTCCGAACTCAGTCTCGGAACAAACGTCAATCGCATGATACTCCGGCAGACCGCCAAGCTCGCGAAGTCTATGGAGTGTCTCGATTTTTTCGCGACCGGTTATTGTGCTTTCATCGATGGCCTCGCGACCCACAAGCACCAGGTGTACTCCGGGAGCGGCCAGGCTTTCGGCAGCCAGCGCGGTGATACCGCGTGCTCCACCTGTCAACAGGATGACTGACCCGGCGGTGGGTTTCCAGCCTGCGCTTTGTCGATCCACCTCTTCCGGTTCGGGCATAAAAGCGAGGCGCTTCCCGTCGTAGTATCCGATCTCGCAGGTGTCAGCGCTTCCATATAAAAGCTCATCGATTACGAGCGTTGCAATCTTCTCGGGAGGAAGCTTTCTATCGATATCAATGACTCTTGTCAGCGCGCCTGTCTCAGCAGCAAAGGTTCTGAGGACGCCATGAGCGCCTCCCGTCGCAGTCCCGAGCAGGCCGGGACCGCACTTGTCTCTGCCCCAAAGCCCGCCGAATCCGGTGAGCGCGATTGCCACCGCTACTTGTTCACCGCTCGCCTGCAAAAGATGAAAAAGGCCTTCGACCGTTTTTTGAGATTCGATCTGCCATTGCGCAAGCGTCGCTTCTCGGTCTTCGCAATCAAGCGGAGTGAGGTGCAAGATGCCTTGAACAGGCCCGAATTTGGTCGCGTTCGCTTCGATGTATCCGCGCAGTTTCTTCGGGTCTGAGAGCACCTCGCTATCGATTGTGACGGCATCTGCTCCATGTGAACGCAACAACGAACAAACGGTGTCCGCGATGCCGCAGGTGTCTTCTGTGAGGAGATACAACCCGCTTAAGCGGTTTTCCCCGTCTTCAATAAGCGGAGCAGGATGCGCACGCATGACCAAACGGGGACAAATGTTATCGGATTCTGATATGGGGGTTGATTCCTCCGTCTGTACTTCCATGGCAAGCACAGCCTTTGCCAGCTCATGGATTGAGCGAGTCTGAGTCAGTCGATCCATACTTCGCCGGAAGCTCTCCTGCACGGAAGCAGGAAGTTGTCCCTCTGCAGTCGCTAAAACCTCAATGCGCTTAATGGAATCGATGCCTAGCTCAGTTTCGAGGTCCAATTCAGGAAGAATGAGCTCCGGCTCGTATCCTGAGCGCTCAGCCAGAAGCCGCGTGAAGAGAGCCGTCAGATTCGATAAAGTCAGCTCCATGGAATCGGAGGAAGGGGCTGTTGCTGCTGGAGTCGTTACAGGTACTACTTTGGAAGCGCTCGTGCTTAAGGTAAGCGGAGTGGTCTCCTCAATGGAGGTCCGTCGCAGGGATGGTTCTGATCTGACTCCGTTTAAGCCATCAAGGAACGTCTCAAGAGCATGTTCCTGAGATTCCAGGAACGATCTCATGGTCTTCTGGTATTCACTGTAAGCTTGCAGCGCACTGTTTCCGGAGAACTCTGAGGCAGGCGGAACGACGGACCGTGCCTCGTCCCGGGTTTCTGCCGTCAGTAATGGCTCCTCCCCTATGTAGCCGTGGGGCTCCGTTGCCGCCCATACTCGGCCACCATCGATGTACCAACGGTCAGGCGCAGGTTCGAGAATCTCTTCGAGTTTAATCTTCTGAACCAGCCGGCCTTCAAATAAAGCGTCGAAGTTCATAGAAATGCCATGACTGAACAACTGCGCAACGCCCATAAGGAGTCCTCGCAGACCGCCACCGTTGCCGTCGAGAGAGATGGCCAAATGCTCACGTTCCCCAAGAATGCGGGCGATAAGCCCACTCAATACAGACTTAGGCCCAACCTCAACGAAGACCCTCGTTCCGGCGGCATACATTGCTTCGATCTGCGCAACAAACTCTACCTTGCTTTCGAGATGTTGGCCCAGCAATTCGCGAACGGCTGAAGCCTCTTTGGAATAGGGAGCGGCGGAGACGTTGGAGGTCACTACCATCTGCGGCGAACGTACGTCAGCCTTCTCGATGGCCGTACGGACTTTAGCTGCGGCTGGCGACATTGCGGGAGAGTGAAACGCAGCTCCAACCGCCAGGCGCTTGGCGGCGACACCCCGATTCGCAAATTCGACCAAGGCGTTTTCGATAGTCGCATTGCTGCCTGACACAACGCACTGCTTCGGTGTGTTGTGATTTGCCAGCGTCAAGCCTGGAAGATCTTTGAGCCATACCTCGATCTCTTCGCGGGAGCAGTCGACGGCGGCCATCGTTCCCTTCGCTTCCCTTGCGGCTTCAGCCAATGCGTGGCCTCGCGCTTCGCTCAAAGTGAGGAATGCCTCTCGTGAGACCGCGCCCGCTGCGTGGAGTGCGGCGAACTCCCCAAAGCTGTGACCAGCTACAACTGCAGGGTTTATGCCCAGCCGTCTAGTAAGCTCGAGCATTCCCAAGATGACAATTGCAAGTGCTGGCTGTGCGACATCAGTTGCCTTAACTGCATTCTCCAGATCGCGCCTGGCTGTCTCATCGAATACTTTTGGAGGTAAAAGAGCGCGCTTGACTTGATCGGCGATGGGCGTTGAGAACGCCTGGATGTCATTGTAGGCGCGACGCATCTCCGGCGAATACACACCCAACTGAGATCCCATGCCCGGATACTGAGATCCCTGTCCTGGAAAGACAAAGGCCATGGAACCCTGCCCTTCTCCAGTGCCATAGAACACCTTGGCCGCAGGAGTTGTCTTACCCGTGAGCAGTAGTTCTTCCGCGGCCTGCAATGCGGTCGCAAGCTCTTCCATGTCGCTTGCCAGGAATCCGATCCGATGAGCGCTGTGATGGCCTTGCCTTGGACATACACTTGCCGCAAGATCCCCTATCGGGAATCTGGGGTTTCGACGAATGGCCATCTGGACTTCATATAGTTGCTGTTGAAGTCCTCCTATATCCTTGGCCCCGAACAGGAAGATCTCAATTGGCCACAGATCGCCACCCATCGTCGGTGTTGCCAGTGAGCCGGTGTATTCCTCCAGTACGGCGTGAAAGTTAGTCCCGCCGAAACCAAATGCGCTGACACCAGCGCGTCGAGGTTCGTCTTGAGGGGTTACCCACGCCTGAGCATCCTCCAATACGCGGACTGGAGATTCAGGCTGCAAGATGTCTGGTAAGGGCGAATCGATTGGGGCATGTGGTGGCAATGTCTTGTGGTGCAGTGCCAGAGCGGCCTTCAAGACCCCCGCCAAACCGGCTGCTGACTTCGTGTGTCCGATCAGCCCCTTTGCCGATCCCAGAACGCATTGCCCAGAATTGGCGCCAGCAGAGCTCAGAATGGAGGAGATCGTTGTTAACTCCGCCTTATCGCCGACAGCCGTGCCTGTACCGTGTGCCTCATACATGCCAAGGCTGGATGGGCTTAATCCGCAACGTTTATACGCCCGCTGCATGGCGAGTTGCTGTCCTTCTGACCGCGGTGCAGTCAATCCCATTGCGCGGCCATCGCTCGATCCAGCGACAGAACGAATGACAGCGTATACCCGATCCCCCTCGCGTTCCGCGTCCTCCAATCTGCGCAACACCAAAGCCACCACACCTTCGCCGATCACAATGCCATCGGCATTCTTGTCGAAGGGCCTTGCACGCCCTGTTGGCGAAAGAGCTCTTGTCTTGCTGAAGGCCAGATAGCCGTAGGGATTTTGCTCGAACTCCGCTCCGACCACTACAGCAACATTCGAGTCGCCACGCTCCAACTCGCGCATTCCCAGTTGGAGGGCTGCCAGGGACGAGGCGCATGCCGCGTCTACCGAGTAGTTAGGGCCGCGAAGATCGAGCCGGTTTGCAACTCGTCCTGCTGCGACATTACTCAGCGATCCTGGAAAGCTCTCCTCTGTCCAATCCGGCAATCTTCGGTAGACATCTTCTAGCGAACCTGGAAGCAGGGAAGGGAGCATCGCGCGCGTGATGTAACCGTGATAGAGATCGGCCATACCGTCAGTGCCCAGGACTACAGCCGTATTCTCACGATCGAAGCCGCTCTCGGCGAAGCCCGCATCGTCCAGCGCGCGCCGGCATGCTTCCAGAGTCAGTAATTGCACTACCGAAATCGAGGTCAAAGAGTGTGGTGGGATCCCATACCGCACCGGGTCGAAAGGCATCTTGTCAATAAACGTGCCCCAGCGTGAATAGATTCGATCCGGTGCATCTCGGTCTTCGTCGAAGTAGAGTCGCCAGTCAAAGCGCTCTTTCGGAATCTCGCGAATGCTGGAAACTTTGCCCAGCATGTTGCGCCAGAAGTCTTCCACCGTGTGCGCGCCCGGTAAAAGACATGCAGCACCGACAATGGCGATCGGTATCTCTGTATTTCTGGAAGGCCGTTGTTTTGGCTTTTCGGCATAGCGCTGCATCAGCTCTGTTGGGCCTTCACTCAGATCGCGATGAAGCCCCGGGATGCTACCGACCGTCCTCCGCAGCGCTGCTACCTGGCCCATCATATAAACGCCGCGATTCAATTGTTCCTGTTCGTCCAGGTTGCACAGCGTGCCATTGTCACTCCTGCCCTGTCCTTTGGCTGCGATGCGCGACCGGCCCATAAGGAGACCTTCGAGTTTTGCGGTGATCTCTCGCGGCGGCGTGCCCTCGCGATACAGCCTTCTTCGTTCCTGCTTGAAACTCTCGCTAAAGGGTGTGTTCGCACAGTTGATAACATGGCCGGGGCCGGTGCACAACTGCACAATTCCGTTGCATGAAACGGCCTGCGTCTGGAACTGTTCCACGATTGCACCGCACTGTACCGCTTCTTTGGTAAACAGATAGGCCGTCCCTGCCAATACACCGATGCGCACGCCACGCTCGACCAGTGGATGAGCGATCGCCGCTACCATCGCCGCGGAAAGAGAGTCGTGAATACCTCCGGCGAACAAGGTATGAACGCTTTCCGCTGCATCAGCGGGCATCTGGGTAAGCAGGGTTTCTATCGCCAGCTCCCATAAAGGAAGGCTGTGAAGAGGTCCCGCATGACCGCCGCACTCAGCCCCCTCAAGGACAAAACGTCGCGCTCCTTGGATAAGGAAGCTGCTCAACAACGCAGGCGACGGCGCATGAAGATAAGTGGTTGTTCCTTGAGCATCCAGTGAATGCACCTGCTCGGGAAAGCCTCCGGCCAGGAGAGCGAATGGCGGCCGAATCCGCGCTATCGCGTCCATCTGTTGTTTGCGCAACTCAGCCGGCAGGAATGCAAGGATGCCGGCGCCCCAGCTTGCATCGCCCAACGTTTCTGCGCAGGATCGAAGCAGCGCCTCAGCCTCCTCGCCGCGTAACATAGCCAACGCAACCAGGGGCAATGCGCCCGCATCGCTAACTGCGGCGGCGAAGCGTTGAGTGTCGCTGACTCGCGTCATCGGTCCCTGAACCACGGGGTAATGCGTGCGATGCGTCTTCGCCAGGGCATTCTCCGGAGCCAGGGCACGGGCGCTAGCGATTGCTTCGAGGCACGCATCAGAGGTAGCGGATATCGCGGCTTGAATCAGTCTCCCCGTTGTCCGATATCGAGTCTCATAGATCTTTGCCAGGCCCACAGCCTGACCTACTGGCCACGCCTGATTTTGCGCATCGGCCCAACCGATCTTCGAACGAACTTCAGCGGCCCACCTTGTCGCCCGCTCGTCCGGTCTTTCCTCAATCGAAATTTGAGAGGCAGATTCCTGCAGGGCCTGGCCAGCCTGCAACTCGGGCCGGTTCGGGATGCGCACACGCAATCCCAACTCTTCGCCGACCACTGCTGTATCTTCCCCGCTCATGCGCCGCAGCGAAGGTCCGTACAAGGTACCTACAGGCGATTCGTTCAATAGCAGCAATGCATCGTCCAGGACTGCTCCGGCGGCGCCGGCGACGCGGGAGGCAACGCATCCGCGGATACCCAGTCCTCCCTGCAAAAGGAAGGGAAGTTCCTGCTGAGCCAGTGTCTGTGCAAGCACAAACGTAGACTCCGCTCCGCAGAGGCCACCACTCTCCGCGCCGCGTGCGAGCCATCCATCCGGCACGATGCCTGAAGCCCTCAGACGCTGAACATCGGCAGCCGCAGTAATCTCCAGCCAGGTCTTTCGCTGTGGCAAAGACGTTGGCAATGCATCTTCGGGTCTCCATTGTGCGATCACGTACCAATGAGGCACATCGGCCAGACCGATGTCTGTCGCAAGCGATTCCATGAATCTTAAGTTCTCGGCTGAAAACCGAAGGCCGAAGACTTTTTTCCCGCTACTGGAGATAAGTGACTCGACCACCGCGCGAGCTCGCGACAATGTGGGCTCGCGTAGTTCGTTGTCGATGTCAACAATACCCACGCCGCCGGCTCGACATGTTCCCAGAGCAACGGCAGGCAAAGTGCCGACAGTCGGCGGTAGAGCTGATAAAGAACAAATGTGGAACGCTTTCGTGCCTTTCATCTAGCAAACACCTTTACACCAAACGTAGAAAGAAGCTCTTGTACGCAGAAACTAGTTTTTGCTGGATTATGGGAGAGGAGTGATGAAAGCTCGAAGTGAAATATGGTCGTACCGGGTTCTTAACGGGGAAGATTTGCCGCCGGTGAACTGCGTCGCCACCAATTCGATTATTTCTTTAGGTGAAGTCTAGCACGGCGGTATTAGGGAATTGCTTCGGCGAAGTACAACATTATTGGGAGGATAGTCGTCCGGCATTGGAAAGATCAGCGAGAGGCATTAATGCTATGCTTTACCAAAATTCAATCAGCAGAGAGATTGGTGTTCGGTCCCATGAGCTATTTGGACAATTCTCGCTGGATAGACTTTCCGCCTGTTGTCGATGCGCGAGGTTCTCTTACGGCGATTGAAAGCTGCCGCTCGATTCCCTTTCAAATAAATCGTGTTTACATGGTCCACGATGTTGTTGCAGACCGTGGCGGTCATGCGCACCGCGATACTGAACAAGTGGTCCTTGCTCTCGCTGGATCCTTTCATCTGAAGCTTTCCACGCCTACCGAACACAAGATATTTGAGCTTGACCGACTTGGCCGCGGTGTTCACATCCAGCCCATGACGTATATCGAGCTCAGTAACTTCAGCCCCGGCGCTGTCGCTTTGGTTTTAGCGAGCACGCTCTATCGCAAAGAGAGGTCTCTGCGCTCATGGGAGGAGTATGTTGCCTGCTTCGATCGGGGATAGACGTTCCATGACTCAGGCCCCCTTTGTCTCGTTTGCCGATCCGACAGCGCTCTCCCTGGTGACGGAAGGGCGGTTTCGAAGCACGGCTGAAGTCCTTTCCTGGCTTGAGACGATGAACCGCGAACGCCCGATGAAGGTAGATCTTGTCGCCTTGGATGAGTTGGCCGAATGGTCTTTTCGTTCAGGACCGCTCTCGCTTGGTCACAACTCTGGGAAGTTCTTTACCATGCGGGGCGTGCGCACCGAAACTGACTTCGGCAACGTTCCAGTCTGGGATCAGCCCATTATCTATCAACCGGAGATCGGCATTCTGGGATTTATCACCAGGGTTTTTGATGGAATTCGTTACTTCCTGATTCAAGCCAAGGTCGAACCGGGAAACATTAATGGTTTCCAGATTTCGCCAACGCTTCAGGCTACGCGCAGCAATCTTACGCGCGCCCATCGGGGCTCAACGCCCCGGTATGCTGAGTATTTTACGGGGAAGAAGCCCGTCAATATCCTCGTTGATCAGCTGCAGAGTGAGCAGGGGTCGCGTTTTCTCAACAAGCAGAATCGCAACATGGTCGTTGAACCGCTGGACGAGGTTCCACTCTACGATGATTTCTGCTGGGTCACACTCGCCCAGATCAAGACACTTCTTCAACGTGACAACCTCGTCAATATGGATGCCAGGAGCGTGCTTTCCTGCATGCCTCTGCC is a window of Edaphobacter sp. 12200R-103 DNA encoding:
- a CDS encoding type I polyketide synthase, translating into MESLATDIGLADVPHWYVIAQWRPEDALPTSLPQRKTWLEITAAADVQRLRASGIVPDGWLARGAESGGLCGAESTFVLAQTLAQQELPFLLQGGLGIRGCVASRVAGAAGAVLDDALLLLNESPVGTLYGPSLRRMSGEDTAVVGEELGLRVRIPNRPELQAGQALQESASQISIEERPDERATRWAAEVRSKIGWADAQNQAWPVGQAVGLAKIYETRYRTTGRLIQAAISATSDACLEAIASARALAPENALAKTHRTHYPVVQGPMTRVSDTQRFAAAVSDAGALPLVALAMLRGEEAEALLRSCAETLGDASWGAGILAFLPAELRKQQMDAIARIRPPFALLAGGFPEQVHSLDAQGTTTYLHAPSPALLSSFLIQGARRFVLEGAECGGHAGPLHSLPLWELAIETLLTQMPADAAESVHTLFAGGIHDSLSAAMVAAIAHPLVERGVRIGVLAGTAYLFTKEAVQCGAIVEQFQTQAVSCNGIVQLCTGPGHVINCANTPFSESFKQERRRLYREGTPPREITAKLEGLLMGRSRIAAKGQGRSDNGTLCNLDEQEQLNRGVYMMGQVAALRRTVGSIPGLHRDLSEGPTELMQRYAEKPKQRPSRNTEIPIAIVGAACLLPGAHTVEDFWRNMLGKVSSIREIPKERFDWRLYFDEDRDAPDRIYSRWGTFIDKMPFDPVRYGIPPHSLTSISVVQLLTLEACRRALDDAGFAESGFDRENTAVVLGTDGMADLYHGYITRAMLPSLLPGSLEDVYRRLPDWTEESFPGSLSNVAAGRVANRLDLRGPNYSVDAACASSLAALQLGMRELERGDSNVAVVVGAEFEQNPYGYLAFSKTRALSPTGRARPFDKNADGIVIGEGVVALVLRRLEDAEREGDRVYAVIRSVAGSSDGRAMGLTAPRSEGQQLAMQRAYKRCGLSPSSLGMYEAHGTGTAVGDKAELTTISSILSSAGANSGQCVLGSAKGLIGHTKSAAGLAGVLKAALALHHKTLPPHAPIDSPLPDILQPESPVRVLEDAQAWVTPQDEPRRAGVSAFGFGGTNFHAVLEEYTGSLATPTMGGDLWPIEIFLFGAKDIGGLQQQLYEVQMAIRRNPRFPIGDLAASVCPRQGHHSAHRIGFLASDMEELATALQAAEELLLTGKTTPAAKVFYGTGEGQGSMAFVFPGQGSQYPGMGSQLGVYSPEMRRAYNDIQAFSTPIADQVKRALLPPKVFDETARRDLENAVKATDVAQPALAIVILGMLELTRRLGINPAVVAGHSFGEFAALHAAGAVSREAFLTLSEARGHALAEAAREAKGTMAAVDCSREEIEVWLKDLPGLTLANHNTPKQCVVSGSNATIENALVEFANRGVAAKRLAVGAAFHSPAMSPAAAKVRTAIEKADVRSPQMVVTSNVSAAPYSKEASAVRELLGQHLESKVEFVAQIEAMYAAGTRVFVEVGPKSVLSGLIARILGEREHLAISLDGNGGGLRGLLMGVAQLFSHGISMNFDALFEGRLVQKIKLEEILEPAPDRWYIDGGRVWAATEPHGYIGEEPLLTAETRDEARSVVPPASEFSGNSALQAYSEYQKTMRSFLESQEHALETFLDGLNGVRSEPSLRRTSIEETTPLTLSTSASKVVPVTTPAATAPSSDSMELTLSNLTALFTRLLAERSGYEPELILPELDLETELGIDSIKRIEVLATAEGQLPASVQESFRRSMDRLTQTRSIHELAKAVLAMEVQTEESTPISESDNICPRLVMRAHPAPLIEDGENRLSGLYLLTEDTCGIADTVCSLLRSHGADAVTIDSEVLSDPKKLRGYIEANATKFGPVQGILHLTPLDCEDREATLAQWQIESQKTVEGLFHLLQASGEQVAVAIALTGFGGLWGRDKCGPGLLGTATGGAHGVLRTFAAETGALTRVIDIDRKLPPEKIATLVIDELLYGSADTCEIGYYDGKRLAFMPEPEEVDRQSAGWKPTAGSVILLTGGARGITALAAESLAAPGVHLVLVGREAIDESTITGREKIETLHRLRELGGLPEYHAIDVCSETEFGSFIDVLYQRFGKIDGVIHGAGRIADKLIRDKSTKSFREIFATKADSTFILRTRLRPDHLKLVVLFASISGRFGNLGQADYAAGNEVLNRLAWNMATAWPDTHVTSINWGPWKDSGMASSAVLRLLEARGIHPISKVAGNNFLLTEINGGQAVEVIAGTGPWMATGLAPEEGLSFAEEDQRESV
- a CDS encoding FdtA/QdtA family cupin domain-containing protein, whose amino-acid sequence is MSYLDNSRWIDFPPVVDARGSLTAIESCRSIPFQINRVYMVHDVVADRGGHAHRDTEQVVLALAGSFHLKLSTPTEHKIFELDRLGRGVHIQPMTYIELSNFSPGAVALVLASTLYRKERSLRSWEEYVACFDRG